One stretch of Funiculus sociatus GB2-C1 DNA includes these proteins:
- the hemW gene encoding radical SAM family heme chaperone HemW produces MVLNSLKPAKKFIDFEVPRNAYLHIPFCRRRCFYCDFPVSVVGDRKTGNNSGTIEHYVEVLLQEIEITPALGFPLKTIFFGGGTPSLLSVEQLGRILDKLDGCFGIAADAEISMEVDPGTFDGKQLQGYRSTGVNRISLGVQSFEQKLLEVCGRSHTVSDIFASVELIRQVGFANFSLDLISGLPHQTLEQWQDSLFKAVAIAPTHISIYDLQVEPVTAFGRQYQPGAKPLPEDETAAQMYRQASEILTGAGYEHYEISNYAQPGHQCRHNRVYWENRPYYAFGMGAASYLQGCRFTRPRKTREYYEWVQQLSEAGGVLDCPQISASEVLLETLMLGLRLAEGLSLSTLAERFGEQTLSKIGKCLQPYYQQGWVEVVTDDGEAIRPQTQKLSASGRIKLTDPEGFLFSNVILADLFSQLE; encoded by the coding sequence ATGGTATTAAATTCTTTAAAGCCAGCTAAGAAATTTATTGATTTTGAGGTTCCCAGGAACGCTTATCTACACATCCCATTTTGTAGAAGGCGATGCTTTTACTGTGATTTTCCAGTGTCAGTGGTTGGGGATCGCAAGACTGGCAACAACTCTGGCACAATTGAGCATTATGTTGAGGTGCTATTGCAAGAAATTGAAATAACACCAGCGCTGGGATTTCCCTTGAAAACAATTTTCTTTGGCGGCGGTACTCCTTCGTTGTTGTCGGTGGAACAACTGGGGCGTATCTTGGATAAGCTAGACGGTTGCTTTGGTATTGCCGCAGACGCTGAAATCTCGATGGAGGTAGATCCAGGGACGTTTGATGGGAAACAACTCCAAGGCTACCGCTCAACGGGTGTGAATCGAATCAGTCTAGGGGTGCAGTCGTTTGAGCAAAAGTTGCTAGAAGTCTGCGGGCGATCGCATACTGTCTCTGACATTTTTGCATCTGTGGAGCTAATCCGTCAGGTAGGGTTTGCCAACTTTAGTTTGGACTTAATTTCTGGATTGCCCCATCAAACCTTAGAGCAGTGGCAAGATTCTCTCTTTAAAGCAGTTGCGATCGCTCCTACCCATATTTCAATTTACGATCTGCAAGTAGAACCTGTAACTGCCTTTGGGCGGCAATATCAACCCGGCGCTAAACCCTTACCAGAGGATGAAACCGCCGCCCAAATGTATCGCCAAGCCAGCGAAATCCTTACGGGTGCTGGTTACGAACATTACGAAATTTCTAATTACGCCCAGCCCGGTCATCAATGCCGCCATAATCGTGTTTACTGGGAGAATCGCCCTTACTACGCCTTTGGTATGGGTGCTGCAAGTTACTTGCAGGGGTGCCGTTTCACCCGTCCCCGCAAAACACGAGAATATTACGAATGGGTGCAACAGCTGAGTGAAGCTGGCGGGGTGTTGGACTGTCCTCAGATATCAGCCTCTGAGGTATTGTTAGAAACATTGATGTTAGGGTTGCGTTTGGCAGAAGGCTTAAGTTTATCAACCCTGGCTGAACGGTTTGGCGAACAAACGCTCTCAAAAATTGGCAAATGTTTGCAACCCTACTATCAACAAGGTTGGGTAGAAGTCGTAACGGACGATGGGGAAGCCATTAGACCACAAACCCAGAAACTCTCAGCATCAGGGCGGATAAAATTAACCGATCCAGAGGGGTTCTTGTTTTCTAATGTCATTTTGGCAGATTTGTTTAGCCAGTTGGAATAA
- a CDS encoding DUF5942 domain-containing protein translates to MRKLLIACLFLLGLGFALFNFKGLAAQGEFETIVLDFREDVPAEVRQEQVRSLGAQLNSEFSQADNVYIVKGDRTTLKALRKSGLAKLTEYIEPNYMYKLPEAPGNSNYRAFSSSKDEAQPAFRGANDPLYGKQWNLRNVSIEPAWDETKGAGITVAVIDTGISQVPDLKDTKFVKGYDFVSDKVEADDDNGHGTHVAGTVAQSTNNNYGVAGVAYEASLMPLKVLSSSGGGTVADISEAIKFAADNGADVINMSLGGGGESQIMQEAINYAHSKGVVIIAAAGNSNENSASYPARYPHVIGVSAIDSSGEKAFYSSYGAGVDISAPGGAMQGEGDSAAGGILQETIGYDENDNLIPVFAAFQGTSMASPHVAGVAALIKAAGVTEPDDIEKVLKESARAVQDDGLNYYGAGHLDAGAAVKLALRGQITFRDFFRWLRDNGYLNPRFWIDGGAVALLPKVAMVLGSYLLAWFLRNYFPFGWSWSLASGLLAGSSGLFFLRGFYIFDLPQWPFRVMGSSIPELGSAVQGSGLLNPIFASVLIPFILVALLLGHRSWKWFAIGSAVGVASCLVVSAVVDPAVLWLGEGAIARTFLITNALLCYGLAYLASQGEKQTA, encoded by the coding sequence ATGAGAAAGCTTTTGATAGCGTGCTTGTTTTTATTGGGGCTAGGATTTGCCCTGTTTAACTTCAAGGGATTAGCAGCTCAGGGAGAATTTGAGACGATTGTGCTGGACTTCCGCGAGGACGTGCCAGCCGAGGTGCGGCAGGAGCAGGTGCGATCGCTCGGCGCACAACTAAACAGCGAATTCTCCCAGGCGGATAATGTGTATATCGTCAAAGGCGATCGCACTACCCTGAAAGCCTTGAGAAAATCCGGTCTAGCCAAACTGACAGAATACATCGAGCCGAATTATATGTATAAGTTGCCGGAAGCTCCCGGCAACTCCAATTACCGGGCATTCTCATCCAGCAAGGATGAGGCGCAGCCTGCCTTTAGAGGAGCTAACGATCCCTTATACGGCAAGCAGTGGAACCTGCGTAACGTCAGCATTGAACCAGCCTGGGACGAAACCAAAGGCGCAGGCATTACAGTTGCCGTAATTGACACCGGAATCAGCCAAGTCCCTGACTTGAAAGATACCAAATTCGTCAAAGGCTACGACTTCGTAAGCGACAAAGTAGAAGCCGACGACGACAACGGACACGGCACCCACGTAGCCGGAACCGTAGCTCAATCTACTAATAACAACTACGGTGTCGCAGGTGTTGCCTACGAAGCCAGCCTCATGCCCCTCAAGGTTTTGAGTTCCAGTGGCGGCGGTACAGTTGCCGATATTTCCGAAGCAATTAAGTTTGCCGCCGATAACGGTGCTGATGTGATTAACATGAGCCTGGGTGGTGGCGGTGAAAGCCAGATTATGCAAGAAGCGATTAACTACGCCCACAGCAAAGGTGTCGTCATCATCGCCGCAGCAGGCAACTCTAACGAGAATTCTGCCTCCTATCCAGCTCGTTATCCCCACGTCATCGGTGTTTCCGCCATTGATTCATCTGGGGAAAAAGCCTTCTACTCCAGCTATGGTGCTGGTGTGGATATCTCCGCCCCCGGTGGAGCAATGCAAGGAGAGGGAGATTCAGCAGCTGGTGGAATTCTGCAAGAAACCATCGGCTATGACGAAAATGATAATTTAATCCCCGTCTTTGCCGCCTTCCAAGGCACCAGCATGGCATCTCCCCACGTAGCCGGAGTTGCAGCTTTAATCAAAGCCGCTGGCGTGACAGAACCAGATGACATTGAGAAAGTTCTTAAGGAGTCAGCACGGGCGGTTCAGGATGACGGACTCAACTACTACGGTGCTGGCCATTTGGATGCTGGTGCTGCTGTAAAACTTGCCCTGCGCGGACAAATTACCTTCCGTGATTTCTTCCGCTGGCTGCGGGACAATGGCTATCTCAATCCTCGCTTCTGGATTGATGGCGGTGCTGTGGCACTGTTGCCTAAAGTGGCGATGGTACTGGGTTCCTATCTCCTAGCTTGGTTCTTGCGGAATTATTTCCCCTTCGGTTGGAGTTGGTCGCTTGCCAGTGGATTACTTGCTGGGAGTTCTGGCTTATTTTTCCTGCGAGGGTTCTATATTTTCGATCTTCCCCAGTGGCCGTTCCGCGTCATGGGTAGTTCGATTCCTGAGTTGGGAAGTGCAGTTCAAGGAAGCGGTTTATTGAATCCGATCTTTGCCAGCGTGTTAATTCCCTTTATTTTAGTAGCACTGCTACTGGGACACCGCAGCTGGAAGTGGTTTGCTATCGGTTCAGCCGTCGGTGTGGCATCCTGTTTAGTGGTGAGCGCCGTAGTAGATCCGGCAGTATTGTGGTTGGGTGAGGGCGCGATCGCTCGCACCTTCCTGATTACCAACGCCCTTCTGTGTTACGGACTCGCCTATCTAGCCTCTCAAGGAGAGAAACAAACGGCATGA
- a CDS encoding vWA domain-containing protein — protein sequence MRVGLQPTLNDANIDATQGSSQRQLEISISAIASEFEGRAPLNLCLVLDHSGSMNGRPLETVKQAAVRLVERLVPGDRISVVAFDHRAKVLVPNQVIDNPENVKKQINRLTADGGTAIDEGLKLGIEELAKGKKETVSQVFLLTDGENEHGDNNRCLKFAQVATGYNLTLNTLGFGAHWNQDILEKIADAGGGMLSYIERPEQAVDEFGRLFNRISSVGLTNAYLLLSLMPKVRLAELKPIAQVAPDTIELPVQQEGNSLVVRLGDLMKNVPRVILANLYVSQLSEGRQNIASVQIRYDDPTQNQTGLLSQMMPVEANVVRSYQPAPNQQVQQSILALAKYRQTQLAEAKLQQGDRVGAATMLQTAAKTALQMGDNSAATVLQTSATRLQSGEELSEADRKKTRIVSKTILQE from the coding sequence ATGAGAGTTGGTTTACAGCCTACCCTGAATGATGCCAATATTGACGCAACTCAAGGGAGTAGCCAGCGTCAACTAGAGATTTCAATTTCTGCGATCGCCAGCGAGTTTGAAGGTCGCGCTCCCTTAAACTTATGTTTGGTTCTTGACCACAGTGGCTCGATGAACGGACGCCCTTTGGAAACGGTGAAACAGGCAGCTGTACGACTGGTGGAGCGTCTCGTACCAGGCGATCGCATTTCTGTGGTTGCTTTCGATCACAGAGCCAAAGTCCTCGTCCCTAACCAAGTCATAGACAACCCAGAAAACGTCAAAAAGCAGATTAATCGGCTCACTGCTGATGGAGGTACTGCCATTGATGAGGGTCTAAAGCTGGGAATTGAAGAACTGGCAAAGGGCAAAAAGGAAACGGTTTCCCAGGTTTTCCTGTTAACCGATGGCGAAAATGAGCATGGCGACAACAACCGCTGTCTGAAATTTGCCCAAGTAGCTACTGGCTACAATCTGACGTTGAACACGTTGGGGTTTGGCGCTCACTGGAACCAGGACATATTGGAGAAAATTGCCGACGCCGGGGGGGGTATGCTGTCTTATATTGAGCGTCCAGAGCAGGCGGTGGATGAGTTTGGGCGATTGTTTAATCGCATCTCTTCGGTGGGATTAACTAACGCTTACTTGCTACTGTCTCTGATGCCGAAGGTACGGCTTGCCGAACTCAAACCGATTGCCCAAGTCGCTCCAGATACAATTGAGTTGCCAGTGCAACAAGAAGGCAACTCCTTAGTAGTGCGTCTGGGAGACTTGATGAAGAATGTGCCGCGAGTCATCTTAGCTAACCTTTACGTTAGCCAGTTGTCCGAAGGTCGTCAAAATATTGCGAGTGTACAAATCCGTTACGACGATCCCACCCAGAATCAAACTGGGTTACTTTCCCAAATGATGCCAGTCGAGGCGAATGTTGTCCGGAGTTACCAACCCGCGCCCAACCAGCAGGTACAACAGTCTATTTTGGCGTTGGCGAAATATAGGCAAACCCAACTGGCAGAAGCGAAATTGCAACAAGGCGATCGCGTCGGTGCTGCGACAATGTTACAAACTGCCGCCAAAACTGCCCTACAAATGGGAGACAATAGCGCCGCGACCGTTCTGCAAACCAGTGCCACTCGCCTGCAATCAGGAGAAGAACTCTCCGAAGCCGATAGGAAAAAGACGCGGATCGTGTCTAAAACCATTTTGCAAGAATAA
- a CDS encoding NACHT domain-containing protein, whose amino-acid sequence MAKRSIQVSSQALKHVRQAFARKGWTQEDLAVEVGLRTRQPVGRFLAGKPVERRIFIELCFQLDLNWEEIANPIKGEGAEQIENVRNNGWEIDTLVEQVRSLYRDKIQEQCGTLRLLDIARRVGVDNIYIDVNILEEITSQRWLEISDLVQGFNPDADEFDRFGLSRVRQARVLGLEAVESYPKLMVLGKPGSGKTTFLKYVAIQCNKGEFQEYRIPIFIRLKNFAEDASDEGSFSLVNYISQELGSCGVSEAIVETLLLQGKALILLDGLDEVQHPNSEEVLKQIRRFSQKYYKNQLIISCRIAAQFPRLPGFTEVEIADLNPEQIESFSKKWFVEVGRSSPPEGLATANRFLEKLKRPENKQIRELAVTPILLNLTCLVFAMKGEFPSKRSNLYEQGLDILLVKRDEAKGIKRNEVYRNLSLPHKIKLLTQVAAITFEQGYYFFEQNKIQQLIADYLRTLPDSQSDPETLRLDSEAVLKSIESQYGLLVERARQIYSFSHLTFQEYLTARQFVASSNPQALEHLVNHVGEKRWREVFLLATGMLRSADHLLQLMKQKIDAIAASDEKVQELLRCINKKTLSVEYIQQPAAIRAFYFSLACAFDHSLASTLSIGPVSFSFPTVPFFPLPLYLCLAQAIDGDVGMDDDFAYALDFFLNRDASGLNNTDALDRAINRVLDCAIDFALALDSDRARELRRSLQQLKAELPNPDKGLQRFKTWWQAQGQTWTELLSAAIVEHNNASYDWQFSNQQKHLLRQYYDANKLLVDCLNSDCEVTPAVRSHIEDTLLLPIAAIEKLNSL is encoded by the coding sequence ATGGCTAAACGCTCTATTCAAGTTTCTTCACAAGCTCTCAAACACGTAAGGCAAGCCTTTGCCCGCAAGGGCTGGACGCAAGAAGATTTGGCTGTTGAGGTTGGGTTAAGAACTCGCCAGCCAGTGGGGAGATTTTTGGCAGGCAAACCTGTGGAGCGTCGGATCTTTATCGAACTTTGCTTTCAGCTGGATCTCAATTGGGAAGAGATTGCCAATCCAATCAAAGGTGAAGGAGCTGAGCAAATAGAGAATGTTCGCAACAATGGCTGGGAGATTGATACTTTGGTGGAGCAGGTGCGATCGCTCTACCGAGACAAAATTCAAGAACAGTGCGGTACGCTGCGCCTGTTGGATATTGCGCGACGGGTTGGCGTAGACAATATTTATATCGATGTCAATATTCTAGAGGAGATCACCAGCCAACGTTGGTTGGAGATTTCGGACTTGGTGCAAGGGTTCAACCCAGATGCAGACGAGTTCGATCGTTTTGGCTTGAGTCGGGTGCGTCAAGCAAGAGTTTTAGGGCTTGAGGCAGTAGAAAGTTATCCTAAGCTGATGGTGCTGGGTAAACCGGGTTCCGGTAAAACCACATTTCTGAAATATGTAGCTATTCAGTGTAATAAAGGCGAGTTTCAAGAATACCGAATACCAATTTTTATTAGGCTAAAAAATTTTGCTGAGGATGCCAGCGATGAAGGCAGTTTCAGTTTAGTAAACTACATTAGCCAAGAACTTGGTAGCTGCGGAGTTTCGGAGGCTATTGTGGAAACTTTGCTTTTGCAAGGTAAAGCTTTAATTTTGCTAGATGGTTTGGATGAAGTTCAGCACCCAAATAGCGAAGAAGTTCTGAAACAAATTCGCAGATTTTCCCAAAAGTATTACAAGAATCAGCTAATTATCTCTTGTCGAATTGCTGCCCAGTTTCCTCGATTGCCGGGATTCACAGAAGTAGAAATTGCAGACTTGAATCCAGAGCAGATTGAGTCGTTTTCAAAAAAGTGGTTTGTAGAAGTTGGTAGAAGTTCACCCCCAGAAGGTTTAGCTACGGCAAATCGGTTTCTAGAAAAGCTGAAGCGGCCAGAAAATAAACAAATTCGAGAACTAGCAGTCACGCCAATTTTACTAAATTTGACTTGTTTAGTTTTTGCGATGAAAGGAGAATTTCCCTCGAAACGCTCTAATCTATACGAGCAAGGATTAGATATTCTCCTTGTTAAACGAGATGAAGCTAAAGGCATTAAACGAAATGAAGTTTATCGAAATTTGTCTTTGCCACACAAGATTAAGCTGCTGACTCAGGTTGCAGCTATCACTTTTGAGCAAGGTTATTACTTTTTTGAACAAAATAAAATCCAGCAACTGATTGCAGACTATTTGAGAACTTTACCCGATTCCCAGTCCGATCCGGAAACATTGCGCCTGGATAGTGAAGCGGTGCTGAAATCTATTGAGTCTCAATATGGTTTATTGGTAGAAAGGGCGCGGCAAATTTACTCGTTTTCTCATTTAACTTTTCAAGAGTATTTGACTGCGAGACAATTTGTTGCCAGTTCTAATCCACAAGCTTTGGAACATTTGGTTAATCATGTTGGCGAAAAACGTTGGCGGGAAGTGTTTTTGCTGGCAACGGGAATGTTACGTAGTGCTGACCATTTGCTGCAATTGATGAAGCAAAAAATAGATGCGATCGCAGCTTCTGATGAAAAGGTACAGGAATTACTCAGATGTATCAATAAGAAAACTCTTTCAGTCGAATATATCCAGCAACCTGCGGCTATTCGAGCATTTTACTTTTCGCTTGCTTGCGCCTTTGACCATTCTCTGGCTTCTACCCTGAGCATTGGCCCTGTTAGCTTTTCTTTTCCTACCGTTCCTTTCTTTCCCTTACCGCTTTACCTTTGTCTTGCTCAAGCTATTGACGGTGACGTTGGGATGGATGATGACTTTGCTTATGCCTTAGACTTTTTTCTGAATCGCGATGCTTCTGGTTTGAATAATACTGATGCGCTGGATCGGGCGATTAATCGCGTTCTAGATTGTGCGATAGATTTTGCTCTGGCTTTGGATAGCGATCGCGCTCGCGAGTTACGGCGCAGCCTGCAACAACTCAAAGCTGAATTACCTAATCCAGATAAAGGTTTACAAAGATTTAAGACATGGTGGCAAGCGCAGGGACAAACTTGGACTGAGCTATTATCAGCCGCGATCGTGGAACATAATAATGCCAGTTACGATTGGCAGTTCAGCAATCAGCAGAAGCACTTGTTGAGGCAATACTACGATGCCAATAAGTTGCTTGTAGATTGCTTAAATAGCGATTGTGAAGTGACACCCGCCGTGCGATCGCATATTGAAGATACTTTATTATTGCCGATTGCGGCGATTGAAAAACTTAATTCTCTATAA
- a CDS encoding PIN/TRAM domain-containing protein: MLDALIILLFILAAAGVGFDAIELLPSGMLDQVSNQDALRWVFAGFAAIIGGASGLLVQTTYRRLEKKVREMPIEVILTRAVGLVLGLLIANLMLAPVFLLPMPFDFAFIKPLVAILGSVMFSFLGVTLADTHGRSFLRLISPHSVETMLVSEGTLKPASTKVLDTSSIIDGRIEELLNTGFIEGQLLVPQFVLQELQQLADGSNDMKRIRGRRGLDILNRMKTAYQERIVIHPADYDEIATVDAKLVRLTQEINGTLLTNDYNLSKVATLQKVSVLNINDLAQAIRAIYLPGDTLELKILKGGKEPAQGVGYLDDGTMVVVEDGRDYVGGEVRVVVTSALQTSAGRMIFARPQASVPV, encoded by the coding sequence ATGCTTGACGCACTCATAATTCTTTTATTCATCCTAGCAGCGGCGGGAGTCGGTTTCGACGCTATAGAATTGCTACCCAGTGGCATGCTGGATCAAGTCAGCAATCAGGACGCTTTACGCTGGGTATTCGCTGGGTTTGCCGCCATAATTGGGGGTGCATCTGGGCTGCTGGTGCAGACAACCTATCGCCGCCTAGAAAAGAAAGTCCGCGAAATGCCGATAGAGGTCATCCTGACTAGAGCAGTCGGCTTGGTGCTTGGCTTATTAATAGCAAACTTGATGCTGGCACCAGTTTTCCTGTTACCAATGCCCTTCGATTTTGCTTTTATTAAGCCTTTGGTTGCCATTTTAGGCAGCGTGATGTTTTCCTTCTTGGGTGTCACCTTAGCAGATACCCACGGTCGTTCCTTCTTGAGGCTGATTAGTCCCCACTCAGTAGAAACGATGTTGGTATCAGAAGGAACCCTCAAGCCTGCCTCCACAAAAGTTTTGGATACCAGCAGCATCATTGATGGTCGCATTGAAGAACTGCTGAACACTGGTTTTATAGAAGGTCAACTTTTAGTGCCGCAGTTTGTCTTGCAGGAACTGCAACAACTGGCAGATGGTTCCAACGATATGAAGCGCATCCGGGGACGACGAGGGTTAGATATCCTGAACCGAATGAAAACAGCTTACCAAGAACGCATTGTCATCCACCCAGCGGACTATGATGAAATCGCTACGGTAGATGCTAAGTTAGTGCGTTTGACGCAAGAAATTAATGGCACGCTGTTAACCAACGATTACAATCTCAGTAAAGTTGCCACCTTGCAGAAGGTGTCTGTACTGAATATTAACGACTTGGCTCAGGCAATTAGAGCAATTTATCTGCCTGGTGACACTCTTGAGCTGAAAATTCTCAAAGGTGGCAAGGAACCCGCGCAAGGTGTTGGCTATTTGGATGATGGCACTATGGTAGTTGTGGAAGATGGTCGCGACTACGTGGGTGGTGAAGTCCGGGTGGTGGTGACAAGTGCCTTGCAAACCTCGGCGGGACGGATGATTTTTGCCAGACCCCAGGCTTCTGTTCCTGTCTAG
- a CDS encoding DUF5818 domain-containing protein, whose product MSISVTGTIERKGLGPGTWALVTDDGETYELQKPPEELRKSGLKVKVKGEVKKDVMTFAMIGPVLEVNSFEQLSSD is encoded by the coding sequence ATGAGCATTTCAGTAACAGGCACCATCGAACGCAAAGGACTCGGCCCTGGAACCTGGGCATTAGTCACCGACGATGGCGAAACCTACGAACTCCAGAAACCCCCGGAAGAGTTACGCAAATCGGGACTGAAAGTAAAAGTCAAAGGTGAAGTCAAAAAAGATGTGATGACTTTCGCCATGATTGGCCCGGTTCTGGAAGTCAACTCTTTTGAGCAACTGAGTTCGGACTAA
- a CDS encoding DUF1816 domain-containing protein: protein MYYFSPFIIEAEAKLTPAGYIDDLEKEGTKGIAVQI, encoded by the coding sequence ATTTACTACTTTAGCCCTTTTATTATCGAGGCGGAAGCTAAACTTACTCCAGCGGGTTACATTGATGATCTCGAAAAGGAAGGAACCAAAGGGATCGCCGTCCAAATTTAA
- a CDS encoding ATP-dependent Clp protease proteolytic subunit, translating to MNSPMKAVQAPYYGDNFYRTPPPDLPSMILKERIVYLGTPLVPEVTKLIIAQLLFLQYEDPEKPIKIYINSTGTSRYDGEPVGFETEAFAICDTMNYIKPPIHTICIGSAMGMAAMLLSAGTKGFRASLPHATIILHQTKSYARGQATDIQIRAKEVLANKETMLDILSRHTGQPKQKISKDMDRLYYLTPHQAVEYGLIDRVLESKADLPTPLPAGVI from the coding sequence ATGAACTCACCCATGAAGGCTGTTCAAGCTCCTTACTACGGCGATAACTTCTACCGTACACCGCCACCAGATTTACCCTCCATGATATTGAAGGAGCGGATTGTCTATCTGGGAACGCCCTTGGTGCCAGAGGTAACGAAACTAATTATCGCTCAGCTACTGTTTTTGCAGTACGAAGACCCCGAAAAACCGATCAAAATCTACATCAATTCCACTGGCACTTCGCGTTATGACGGTGAACCCGTTGGCTTTGAAACTGAAGCCTTCGCCATCTGTGACACGATGAATTACATTAAGCCGCCCATCCACACCATCTGCATCGGTTCGGCGATGGGGATGGCGGCGATGCTACTGTCAGCTGGAACCAAAGGCTTTAGAGCTAGTCTCCCCCATGCCACGATTATCCTGCACCAGACCAAGAGCTACGCTCGCGGTCAAGCGACGGATATTCAAATTCGCGCTAAAGAAGTGTTGGCTAATAAGGAAACGATGCTTGATATCCTATCGCGCCATACGGGTCAGCCAAAACAAAAAATCTCTAAGGATATGGATCGGCTCTACTACCTGACACCCCATCAAGCTGTTGAATATGGCTTGATTGACCGGGTTCTGGAGAGTAAAGCAGACTTACCAACACCGCTTCCCGCAGGCGTCATCTAA
- a CDS encoding rhomboid family intramembrane serine protease, which translates to MIPIADNIASRRKPIINYFFIGINIALFLWELKLEVAGELTNFIQHWGIVPAHLSAVMSDALSENNPAAWFAVLIVSSSLLSAMFLHSSFSQILGNLLFLFVFGKGVENVLGHRRYLIFYLISGLLTGIVQVLVEPTLSVPSVGANGAIASVIGAYLLNFPKAKIDTILPLIVVFIPIELPALFFLFWWFVQQVCYGIGSLKISSAVNPVNITYWAHGIGLALGVILARLMVKYKPSTAIY; encoded by the coding sequence ATGATTCCTATTGCAGATAATATTGCCAGTCGCCGCAAGCCGATTATTAATTACTTCTTTATCGGTATTAATATTGCTTTGTTTTTGTGGGAGCTAAAGTTAGAAGTTGCGGGTGAACTTACCAATTTTATCCAACATTGGGGTATCGTCCCAGCTCATTTAAGTGCGGTGATGTCAGATGCACTTAGTGAGAATAATCCTGCTGCGTGGTTTGCTGTTTTGATTGTTTCTAGTTCTCTGTTATCAGCGATGTTTCTCCACAGCAGCTTTAGTCAGATTCTGGGTAATCTCTTATTTCTATTTGTTTTTGGAAAGGGTGTAGAGAATGTTTTAGGGCATAGGAGATATCTAATATTCTACCTAATTAGCGGTCTTCTTACTGGGATTGTGCAAGTTTTAGTTGAGCCTACTTTAAGTGTGCCATCTGTTGGGGCAAATGGAGCGATCGCATCTGTCATTGGTGCCTATCTTTTGAATTTCCCTAAAGCAAAAATTGACACTATTTTACCCCTAATAGTTGTTTTTATTCCTATCGAACTACCTGCTCTCTTCTTCTTATTTTGGTGGTTTGTACAGCAGGTATGTTATGGAATTGGCAGCTTAAAAATTTCCAGCGCTGTTAATCCAGTTAATATTACCTACTGGGCGCATGGAATTGGACTAGCGCTCGGAGTAATATTAGCGCGACTGATGGTTAAATATAAACCTTCTACAGCGATTTACTAA
- a CDS encoding Uma2 family endonuclease: MTRTPVKLTFEEYLTYDDGTDNRYEFVDGELAMVALPTDDHSDVIDLLSNAIRTEIARQQQPWIVKRDVGVYIGINPETGKERSRTPDLCVVTTAQWATVKADKTRAAVLRTAPLLAVEIVSPGSKKTDYKTKQEEYKTVGIYEYWIVDLRQSKVSVLLLNEQCYETTEFTRTERLNSRTFPELNITAGQVLSV; this comes from the coding sequence ATGACTCGAACACCAGTAAAACTTACTTTTGAGGAATACCTAACTTACGATGATGGAACCGACAATCGTTATGAATTTGTGGATGGCGAACTGGCAATGGTTGCATTGCCAACGGACGACCATTCAGATGTAATTGATTTACTTTCAAATGCTATCAGGACAGAAATAGCAAGACAACAGCAGCCGTGGATAGTCAAGCGCGATGTGGGAGTTTATATAGGCATTAACCCGGAAACGGGAAAAGAACGTTCTCGTACTCCAGATTTATGTGTGGTAACAACCGCGCAGTGGGCTACTGTTAAAGCAGATAAGACTAGAGCCGCTGTTTTGAGAACTGCACCGTTACTGGCTGTGGAAATAGTTAGCCCTGGTTCTAAAAAGACAGATTACAAAACCAAGCAGGAAGAGTATAAAACAGTCGGGATTTATGAGTATTGGATTGTAGACTTGCGTCAATCCAAGGTTTCTGTATTGCTTTTAAACGAGCAATGCTATGAAACAACGGAATTTACCAGGACTGAACGGCTTAACTCTCGGACTTTCCCAGAGTTAAATATAACGGCAGGACAGGTATTATCCGTTTGA